A region of Natribaculum luteum DNA encodes the following proteins:
- a CDS encoding GNAT family N-acetyltransferase, which yields MSFSEELEFGHEDRKRIYEYVERHGAVDPDEAQERLRIDPGGFRHHVAILKRDGRLEEVEGKLRVTIDAGAEEEYATDGLEFHIRPARQEDLSGIVGAIRQVAEEKTYIVAESVADEIDHEDALLRHNELEARMFFVATVGDDVVGWVHLHAPELDKLSHTAELTVGVIEEYRGHGIGSHLLSRGLEWAASNGYEKVYNSVPSTNEDAIAFLEHHGWETEAVREDHYKLNGHYVDEVMMALEL from the coding sequence ATGTCATTCAGTGAAGAACTCGAATTTGGCCACGAGGACCGCAAACGGATCTACGAATACGTCGAACGGCACGGAGCCGTCGATCCCGACGAGGCCCAGGAACGCCTCCGAATCGACCCGGGGGGGTTCCGCCACCACGTCGCGATCCTCAAACGCGACGGTCGACTCGAGGAAGTAGAAGGCAAACTCAGGGTCACGATCGACGCCGGGGCCGAAGAGGAGTACGCCACGGACGGCCTCGAGTTCCATATCCGGCCGGCAAGACAGGAAGACCTCTCGGGGATCGTCGGCGCGATCAGACAGGTAGCCGAAGAGAAGACGTACATCGTCGCCGAGAGCGTCGCCGACGAGATCGACCACGAGGACGCCCTGCTCCGGCACAACGAACTCGAGGCGCGGATGTTCTTCGTCGCGACGGTCGGCGACGATGTCGTCGGCTGGGTCCACCTCCACGCGCCCGAACTCGACAAACTGAGCCACACCGCCGAACTCACCGTCGGCGTCATCGAGGAGTACCGCGGCCACGGCATCGGGTCACACCTCCTCTCGCGCGGGCTCGAGTGGGCCGCCTCGAACGGCTACGAGAAAGTCTACAACAGCGTCCCCTCGACGAACGAGGACGCAATCGCCTTCCTCGAACACCACGGCTGGGAGACCGAGGCCGTCCGCGAGGACCACTACAAGCTCAACGGCCACTACGTCGACGAAGTGATGATGGCCCTCGAGTTGTAG
- a CDS encoding N-acyl homoserine lactonase family protein, with amino-acid sequence MVDATIDVLYRGGLKCDQNYMVEGKVLGTHDERNPDVDYGEIPVWSLVIDHPEGTILWDTGSHHDALEGHWPEGLYQAFYPHDAHEHRLDDDLERAGYGIEDIDYVFQTHLHLDHAGGLEFFDGTDVPVFVHEEELKFAYYSAKSDEGSAAYVLEDFDHDLNWHVLHRDRERHFEDVEFVHLPGHTPGLTGTMIHLDDEGTIVFAGDQLYQMPNYEEGIPLGGPLVWDKTQWRESLELIRSLERRHDAEVVLGHDADQFEEIREGWGQ; translated from the coding sequence ATGGTAGACGCAACTATCGACGTTCTGTATCGCGGTGGACTGAAATGCGACCAGAATTACATGGTCGAGGGGAAGGTTCTGGGGACGCACGACGAACGGAATCCCGACGTCGACTACGGCGAGATTCCCGTCTGGAGTCTCGTCATCGACCATCCGGAGGGGACGATTCTCTGGGACACTGGCTCCCACCACGACGCCCTCGAGGGACACTGGCCAGAGGGGCTCTACCAGGCCTTTTACCCGCACGACGCCCACGAGCACCGCCTCGACGACGACCTCGAGCGAGCGGGCTACGGAATCGAGGACATCGACTACGTCTTCCAGACGCACCTCCACCTCGACCACGCCGGCGGCCTCGAGTTCTTCGACGGCACCGACGTTCCGGTGTTCGTCCATGAAGAGGAGCTCAAGTTCGCCTACTACAGCGCCAAGAGCGACGAGGGGAGCGCCGCCTACGTCCTCGAAGACTTCGATCACGACCTCAACTGGCACGTCCTCCATCGCGACCGCGAACGGCACTTCGAGGACGTGGAGTTCGTCCACCTCCCGGGTCACACACCGGGGCTCACGGGGACGATGATCCATCTCGACGACGAGGGAACGATCGTCTTCGCCGGCGACCAGCTCTATCAGATGCCGAACTACGAGGAGGGGATCCCTCTCGGTGGACCGCTGGTGTGGGACAAGACTCAGTGGCGCGAGAGCCTCGAGCTGATTCGCTCGCTCGAACGGCGCCACGACGCCGAGGTCGTGCTGGGCCACGACGCCGACCAGTTCGAGGAGATTCGCGAGGGGTGGGGGCAGTGA
- a CDS encoding hydroxyacid-oxoacid transhydrogenase, with the protein MSYERSVSAESHALTPETVWNIQMPQIRFGPHAVEELGYQLEDLGVEEGSHGLLVTDEDLVELGHVDRIEAHLEEADYDVTVWDGAEREPSTAVVDECLSFVRENEGEAGYDFYVGFGGGSCLDIAKGTRAIIANGGEVLDYIAEPTGEGEALTEAGPPLILMPTTAGTGSEISPVAIFAVEEKETKEGISSNYVRADAAVLDPTFTTTLPPDLTAETAMDALGHAIEGYTTHRFDDLLRATDPRERPVYAGRTDLTEMFSRKAIRLLSGNVRRVVNNGDDLEARANMLKGALFGAISGLTAGASLCHAMAYPVGNRYHTYHGQTIAALTPASTLGYNVASDPERFVEVAELLGADTSGKSTREAADEARKEFVHLQRDLNVLPSGLAELADVSEEEIDWLATQTVENQQRLLRCNPRPVTKEDVAEIFRDSLHNWVPENKD; encoded by the coding sequence GTGAGCTACGAGCGATCCGTCTCGGCTGAGTCCCACGCGTTGACGCCCGAAACCGTCTGGAACATCCAGATGCCACAGATTCGCTTCGGTCCTCACGCCGTCGAAGAGCTGGGCTACCAGCTCGAGGACCTCGGGGTCGAGGAGGGTTCCCACGGCCTGCTCGTCACCGACGAGGACCTCGTCGAACTCGGCCACGTCGACCGCATCGAAGCGCACCTCGAGGAGGCCGACTACGACGTCACCGTCTGGGACGGCGCAGAGCGCGAGCCCTCGACTGCGGTCGTCGACGAGTGTCTCTCGTTCGTCCGCGAGAACGAGGGCGAGGCGGGCTACGACTTCTACGTCGGCTTCGGCGGCGGGAGCTGTCTCGACATCGCGAAGGGGACCCGGGCGATCATCGCCAACGGCGGCGAGGTGCTCGATTACATCGCCGAACCCACCGGAGAGGGCGAGGCGTTGACCGAGGCCGGCCCGCCGCTGATCCTCATGCCGACGACGGCCGGCACTGGCTCCGAGATCTCGCCGGTGGCCATCTTCGCAGTCGAGGAGAAAGAGACCAAGGAGGGCATCTCGAGCAACTACGTCCGCGCGGACGCGGCGGTCCTCGACCCGACGTTCACGACGACGCTGCCGCCGGACCTGACCGCGGAGACGGCGATGGACGCCCTCGGTCACGCGATCGAGGGCTACACCACCCATCGCTTCGACGACCTTCTGCGGGCGACCGACCCGCGCGAGCGACCGGTGTACGCCGGCCGAACCGATCTCACCGAGATGTTCTCCCGGAAGGCGATCCGATTGCTCTCCGGGAACGTCCGCCGGGTCGTCAACAACGGCGACGACCTCGAGGCACGGGCGAACATGCTCAAGGGAGCGCTGTTCGGGGCCATATCGGGGCTAACCGCAGGCGCGAGCCTCTGTCACGCGATGGCCTACCCCGTCGGGAATCGCTATCACACCTACCACGGCCAGACCATCGCGGCCCTCACTCCGGCGAGCACGCTCGGCTACAACGTCGCCAGCGACCCCGAACGATTCGTCGAGGTCGCGGAGTTGCTCGGAGCGGATACGTCGGGCAAGAGCACTCGCGAGGCGGCCGACGAGGCCAGAAAGGAGTTCGTCCACCTGCAACGGGACCTGAACGTTCTTCCGAGTGGGCTGGCCGAACTCGCCGACGTTTCGGAAGAGGAGATCGACTGGCTCGCCACGCAGACGGTCGAGAACCAGCAGCGGCTGCTTCGCTGTAATCCGCGTCCGGTCACGAAAGAGGACGTGGCGGAAATCTTCCGCGATTCGCTCCACAACTGGGTGCCCGAGAACAAGGACTGA
- a CDS encoding thioredoxin domain-containing protein, with protein MDGSRRPNVPVTSRRALLAAASAGAVGAVAGCLGGGNSGDGDCSGEQITDLESPARGDSDAPVTVTVYSDFSCPHCATFALEKAPTLEDDIADGRVRYVHRDFPIPVSEEWARPAANAARAVQYHVDDATFFEYTSRLYQNQQNLGTDLFGDAADDVDAPREDVVSAAEDQPFCEVISDDRQEGLDRGVEGTPTVFVDGEMLVNPSVEDLRAAVDGAGE; from the coding sequence GTGGACGGATCGCGTCGGCCGAACGTCCCCGTGACGTCGCGCCGGGCGCTGCTCGCGGCTGCGTCGGCGGGTGCGGTCGGTGCCGTCGCCGGCTGTCTGGGCGGGGGGAACAGCGGCGACGGCGACTGTAGCGGCGAGCAGATCACCGACCTCGAGTCGCCCGCCAGAGGCGATTCGGACGCCCCCGTCACCGTGACTGTCTACAGCGACTTCTCGTGTCCCCACTGTGCGACGTTCGCACTCGAGAAGGCACCGACGCTCGAGGACGACATCGCCGACGGGCGCGTCCGCTACGTCCACAGGGACTTCCCGATCCCCGTCAGCGAGGAGTGGGCGCGACCGGCCGCGAACGCCGCTCGAGCCGTCCAGTACCACGTCGACGACGCGACGTTTTTCGAGTACACCTCGAGGCTGTACCAGAACCAGCAGAATCTCGGGACGGATCTGTTCGGCGACGCCGCCGACGACGTCGACGCCCCGCGCGAGGACGTCGTTTCGGCCGCCGAGGACCAGCCGTTCTGCGAGGTCATCAGCGACGACCGCCAGGAAGGACTCGACCGCGGCGTCGAAGGGACCCCGACCGTGTTCGTCGACGGCGAGATGCTGGTCAATCCGTCGGTCGAGGATCTCCGGGCGGCGGTCGACGGAGCCGGCGAGTGA
- a CDS encoding UbiA family prenyltransferase: MALARAGSGLDATLRAYLSQVHPVFMLPPLAASLFGAILASGVDPVLAAIHVVAMFAAVYTAHVKDGYVDFYVRGEDDDHPLTERGCRLGLALSTAVFAVCCGLLFVLVDPIAVALVVPTWLIAYHHAPQLDTNPVTATTGYPLGIALSLLGGFYVQAGAIEPVPLGFALVFLVLLSGVKVIDDAQDYEYDRSIAKRTVAVAVGPDRAHTVAYGLMVVALLAVVGFAAVGVFPPSSALASVPFAAVALVARRAGPKLATMLLVRGSYLFLAVLIAAAWFRPFS; this comes from the coding sequence ATGGCACTGGCGAGAGCAGGGTCGGGTCTCGATGCGACGCTGCGAGCGTATCTCTCGCAGGTCCATCCAGTGTTCATGTTGCCGCCGCTCGCGGCGTCGCTGTTCGGGGCGATCCTCGCGAGCGGAGTCGATCCCGTACTCGCCGCGATCCACGTCGTCGCGATGTTCGCGGCGGTGTACACGGCCCACGTCAAGGACGGCTACGTCGACTTCTACGTCCGCGGCGAGGACGACGACCACCCGCTGACCGAGCGGGGCTGTCGCCTCGGACTGGCGCTCTCGACAGCGGTGTTCGCCGTCTGCTGTGGTCTGCTGTTCGTCCTCGTCGATCCGATCGCCGTCGCGCTGGTCGTTCCGACGTGGCTGATCGCCTACCACCACGCGCCACAGCTGGACACGAACCCCGTGACGGCGACGACGGGCTACCCGCTGGGGATCGCACTGTCCCTGCTGGGCGGCTTCTACGTCCAGGCCGGCGCGATCGAGCCGGTTCCGCTTGGCTTCGCGCTCGTCTTTCTCGTCTTGCTCTCGGGCGTGAAGGTGATCGACGACGCCCAGGACTACGAGTACGACCGCTCGATCGCAAAGCGGACGGTCGCCGTCGCGGTCGGCCCCGATCGCGCCCACACCGTCGCGTACGGGTTGATGGTCGTCGCCCTCCTCGCGGTCGTCGGCTTCGCCGCCGTGGGCGTCTTCCCGCCCTCGAGTGCCCTCGCGTCGGTTCCCTTCGCCGCCGTCGCCCTCGTGGCCCGTCGGGCGGGACCGAAACTCGCGACGATGCTGCTGGTTCGCGGCTCGTACCTCTTTCTGGCCGTACTCATCGCCGCCGCGTGGTTCCGGCCGTTCAGCTAG
- a CDS encoding copper-translocating P-type ATPase encodes MDEHRRSDEREEPRVAESLLEDEADADEAAAHAEHQGQGDHEDGGHDHGGMHAGHEELFRRRFFVSTALSIPVLLYSETLQAWLGFSVPTFPGSEWINPVFAVLVFAYGGVPFLEMAVPELRERSPGMMTLISMAITVAFVYSLASVVVPTASTFFWELVTLVDVMLLGHWIEMRSVRRASSALDELAQLLPDTAERITEDGDTEEVPVDDLSEGDLVLVRPGANVPADGVVEEGDSDVNEAMITGESKPVSKDPGDEVIGGTVNGDGSLRVRIEATGEETTLAGIMRLVEEAQQSESQTQVLADRAAGWLFYVAVAAAAVTAVVWSVAVAFDARVVERVVTVLVIACPHALGLAIPLVVAINTSLAARNGMLVRDRIAMEQARELDTIVFDKTGTLTKGEQGVVGVATVEDVDEEEALALAAAVEGDSEHMIAQAIRDAASDRGVTTPDARAFEAIKGRGVRARVDGELVHVGGPNLLSQLEIEPPERIEAFADDAGENAQTVVYLVREDEVLAAFALADVIRDESRRAVAALQELGVEVAMLTGDSEDVARAVADELDVGTYFAEVLPEDKDTKITRLQEEGKLVAMVGDGVNDAPALTRADVGIAIGSGTDVAVQSADVILVQNDPLDVVRLVKLSRASYRKMQENLVWAAGYNVFAIPLAAGVLAPVGILLSPAVGALLMSLSTVIVAINAQFLRRVDLSLPSLPGVAVTRESRPTGS; translated from the coding sequence ATGGACGAGCACCGCCGTTCGGACGAACGGGAGGAACCGCGGGTAGCGGAGTCGCTCCTCGAGGACGAGGCCGACGCCGATGAGGCCGCGGCACACGCCGAACACCAGGGACAGGGAGACCACGAGGACGGGGGACACGACCACGGTGGGATGCACGCCGGACACGAAGAGCTGTTCCGTCGACGATTCTTCGTCTCGACGGCGCTCTCGATCCCGGTACTCCTCTACAGCGAGACGCTCCAGGCGTGGCTCGGCTTTTCGGTCCCGACGTTTCCCGGCAGCGAGTGGATCAACCCGGTCTTCGCGGTGCTCGTCTTCGCGTACGGTGGCGTGCCCTTCCTCGAGATGGCCGTCCCGGAACTCCGGGAACGATCACCGGGAATGATGACGCTCATCTCGATGGCGATCACCGTCGCCTTCGTCTACAGTCTGGCGAGCGTCGTGGTGCCGACGGCGTCGACGTTCTTCTGGGAACTCGTGACACTCGTCGACGTCATGCTGCTCGGCCACTGGATCGAGATGCGAAGCGTTCGCCGGGCCTCGAGCGCGCTCGACGAACTCGCCCAGCTTCTGCCCGACACGGCCGAGCGAATTACCGAGGATGGGGACACCGAGGAGGTGCCGGTGGACGACCTCTCCGAGGGCGACCTCGTCCTCGTCCGGCCGGGTGCGAACGTGCCGGCCGACGGCGTCGTCGAGGAGGGCGACTCCGACGTGAACGAGGCGATGATCACCGGCGAGTCGAAGCCGGTCTCGAAAGACCCCGGTGACGAGGTCATCGGTGGTACCGTAAACGGCGATGGCAGCCTCCGGGTGCGGATCGAGGCGACCGGCGAGGAGACGACGCTCGCGGGCATCATGCGACTGGTCGAGGAGGCCCAGCAGAGCGAGTCCCAGACGCAGGTGCTCGCCGATCGGGCCGCCGGCTGGCTGTTCTACGTCGCGGTCGCCGCCGCGGCCGTCACCGCCGTCGTCTGGTCCGTCGCGGTCGCGTTCGACGCTCGAGTCGTCGAGCGGGTGGTGACGGTCCTCGTGATCGCCTGCCCGCACGCGCTCGGACTCGCGATCCCGCTGGTCGTCGCCATCAACACCTCGCTGGCGGCGCGAAACGGAATGCTCGTCAGGGACCGCATCGCGATGGAGCAGGCCCGCGAACTCGACACGATCGTCTTCGACAAGACCGGGACGCTCACGAAAGGCGAGCAGGGTGTCGTCGGCGTCGCGACCGTCGAGGACGTCGACGAGGAGGAGGCCCTGGCACTGGCCGCGGCCGTCGAGGGCGACTCCGAACACATGATCGCGCAGGCGATCCGCGACGCCGCCAGCGACCGCGGCGTGACGACGCCGGACGCACGCGCGTTCGAGGCGATCAAAGGACGGGGCGTCCGCGCTCGAGTCGACGGCGAACTCGTCCACGTCGGCGGTCCGAACCTCCTCTCCCAGCTCGAGATCGAGCCACCCGAGAGGATCGAGGCGTTCGCCGACGACGCGGGCGAGAACGCACAGACGGTCGTCTACCTCGTTCGCGAGGACGAGGTACTCGCGGCGTTCGCCCTCGCGGACGTGATCCGCGACGAGAGCCGTCGGGCGGTCGCCGCCCTCCAGGAACTGGGCGTCGAGGTGGCGATGCTCACCGGCGACAGCGAGGACGTCGCTCGCGCGGTCGCCGACGAACTCGACGTCGGCACGTACTTCGCCGAGGTGCTGCCCGAGGACAAGGACACGAAGATCACCCGTCTCCAGGAGGAGGGCAAACTCGTCGCGATGGTCGGCGACGGCGTCAACGACGCGCCGGCTCTCACTCGAGCCGACGTCGGTATCGCCATCGGGAGCGGGACGGACGTCGCCGTCCAGTCGGCCGACGTCATTCTCGTCCAGAACGACCCGCTCGACGTCGTCCGGCTGGTCAAACTCAGCCGGGCCAGTTACCGGAAGATGCAGGAGAACCTCGTGTGGGCCGCCGGCTACAACGTCTTCGCGATCCCCCTTGCTGCGGGCGTTCTGGCACCCGTGGGCATCCTGCTGTCGCCGGCGGTGGGGGCGCTGTTGATGTCGCTCAGCACGGTCATCGTCGCGATCAACGCGCAGTTCCTCCGTCGCGTCGACCTCTCGTTGCCGAGCCTCCCCGGCGTCGCCGTGACTCGAGAGTCCCGGCCGACGGGGAGCTGA
- a CDS encoding DUF5518 domain-containing protein, with protein sequence MPTLQRRWDDLTDESLRVATLVGLASIPFTVVLSGESEPHAIAGAPLLFAGLVVGYVYSKRPTASRRAGRRAGAVASIGVVLWQLSYLTSIVRTLSLEITVVVTALTPVVAAVGVGLSLLVAMAGAIVAEWIVANGPRIRHASN encoded by the coding sequence ATGCCCACACTCCAGCGACGCTGGGACGACCTGACTGACGAGTCGTTGCGAGTTGCAACCCTCGTCGGCCTCGCTTCGATCCCGTTTACTGTCGTCCTCTCCGGTGAGTCAGAACCGCACGCCATCGCGGGGGCACCCCTCCTGTTCGCCGGCCTGGTCGTCGGATACGTCTACAGCAAACGGCCGACGGCGAGTCGCCGCGCTGGCAGACGAGCGGGCGCTGTGGCGTCTATCGGAGTCGTCCTGTGGCAACTGTCTTATCTGACGTCCATCGTGCGGACTTTGTCTCTGGAGATCACCGTCGTGGTTACCGCCCTCACACCTGTCGTTGCCGCCGTCGGTGTTGGACTCTCCCTCCTGGTCGCGATGGCCGGTGCGATCGTCGCCGAGTGGATCGTCGCGAACGGTCCTCGTATTCGACACGCCAGTAATTAA
- a CDS encoding redox-regulated ATPase YchF translates to MLSIALAGKPNAGKSTFYTAATMAEVDVANYPFTTIDANRGVSHVRTECPCLERDERCNSENCRDGKRYVPIELLDVAGLVPGAHEGKGLGNQFLDELTNADVIVNVIDASGATNEKGEPVEVGEHDPLEDIDFVEEEMDMWLAGIVERNWESVERKSRSPDFDIDDALADMLSGFGASPAQIAIVLRDLEYPDDPIQWDDEHREALARDVRQRTKPIVVAANKIDVAPEENVERLLELDKPVIPTTAEGELALRRAAENGLVDYDPGDESMEIKGEVSDAQREALEGLGETMERWDGTGVQDALDYAVYDLLDHVTAYPVEDASKWSDGSGNVLPDAFLLPRGSTPVDLAYAVHSDIGDGYLHAVDARSAREVSESYELEEGDVIKIVSTN, encoded by the coding sequence ATGCTCTCGATCGCGCTTGCCGGAAAACCGAACGCCGGCAAGTCAACGTTCTACACCGCGGCGACGATGGCGGAGGTAGACGTCGCCAACTACCCCTTCACCACCATCGACGCCAACCGCGGCGTGAGTCACGTCCGCACCGAGTGTCCCTGCCTCGAGCGCGACGAGCGGTGCAACAGCGAGAACTGCCGGGACGGCAAGCGGTACGTCCCGATCGAACTGCTCGACGTCGCCGGACTGGTGCCGGGCGCTCACGAGGGGAAAGGACTGGGCAACCAGTTTCTCGACGAACTCACCAACGCCGACGTCATCGTCAACGTGATCGACGCCTCCGGGGCGACGAACGAGAAGGGCGAACCCGTCGAGGTCGGCGAACACGACCCGCTCGAGGACATCGACTTCGTCGAGGAGGAGATGGACATGTGGCTGGCGGGCATCGTCGAGCGAAACTGGGAATCGGTCGAACGCAAGTCGCGCTCGCCGGATTTCGACATCGACGACGCGCTCGCGGACATGCTCTCGGGCTTCGGTGCCTCGCCGGCCCAGATCGCGATCGTCCTGCGGGACCTCGAGTACCCCGACGACCCCATCCAGTGGGACGACGAACACCGCGAGGCGCTCGCCCGCGACGTCCGCCAGCGGACCAAACCGATCGTCGTCGCGGCGAACAAGATCGACGTCGCCCCCGAGGAGAACGTCGAACGGCTGCTCGAGCTCGACAAACCCGTGATCCCGACCACGGCCGAGGGCGAACTCGCACTCCGTCGGGCGGCCGAGAACGGCCTCGTCGACTACGACCCGGGCGACGAGTCGATGGAGATCAAAGGCGAGGTGAGCGACGCCCAGCGCGAGGCCCTGGAGGGACTCGGCGAGACGATGGAACGGTGGGACGGCACCGGCGTCCAGGACGCGCTCGACTACGCCGTCTACGACCTGCTCGATCACGTCACCGCCTACCCCGTCGAGGACGCCTCGAAGTGGTCCGACGGCAGCGGCAACGTGCTGCCAGACGCCTTCCTCCTGCCGCGGGGATCGACGCCCGTCGACCTCGCCTACGCCGTCCACTCCGACATCGGCGACGGCTACCTCCACGCCGTCGACGCCAGGTCCGCTCGCGAAGTGAGCGAGAGCTACGAACTCGAGGAGGGAGACGTGATCAAGATTGTGAGTACGAACTGA
- a CDS encoding type II toxin-antitoxin system death-on-curing family toxin has protein sequence MADSFWYPSVGDVLAIHDDIVSEYSDTHSGVQNRGDIEFALNYIESGNFGTVPETIHEKAFHLLRLLVANHPFVDANKRTALNTTVVFYFLNGYRFTYDDEIRTILKQFGTDQATVDETETLEYFRYHTEEIDLAGEIEQWRDDLIRYGLDELTGDSSNPND, from the coding sequence ATGGCAGACTCGTTCTGGTATCCGTCAGTGGGCGATGTTCTCGCCATCCACGACGACATCGTCTCAGAGTACTCTGACACGCACTCTGGCGTCCAGAATCGTGGAGATATCGAGTTTGCCCTGAACTATATCGAGAGCGGGAATTTCGGGACGGTACCCGAAACGATTCACGAGAAAGCGTTTCACCTCCTCCGACTGCTGGTTGCAAATCATCCGTTCGTCGATGCAAACAAACGCACCGCGCTCAACACGACGGTCGTATTCTATTTCCTCAACGGGTATCGGTTCACGTACGACGACGAAATCAGGACGATCCTCAAGCAGTTCGGCACGGATCAGGCAACTGTTGACGAAACGGAAACCCTCGAATACTTTCGATACCACACCGAAGAAATCGACCTCGCAGGTGAGATTGAACAGTGGCGGGACGACCTCATCCGGTACGGACTGGACGAACTAACCGGCGACTCGTCTAACCCGAACGATTAA
- a CDS encoding FAD-dependent monooxygenase, whose amino-acid sequence MADDGYEHYEAIVVGCGPGGAAAASRLADHGIETLVLERGVEAGSKNVSGGLIYAEESAPYTIDELFPGIREEATERPVTDYYIHNVSGRKVKTYDLTDLHEHDTDWCDAVLRRTMDGWLEERVHEKTSETGGGVLTDVRVNGLLRENGRIVGVTCDELDPITADFVVAADGVNSELARDAGLMDWEEPDEWFQGVKAVVDVDPDAIDSRFSIGDDEGVAHLFSGDLFEDVRGGGFLYTNADSLSIGTVFHLDSLVEQQAEPHELLDALLTHPLLAGWLGDEYHEREYAAKLVPDSKKVAHREPYRDRLVLVGDAAGQMQAQGPIIKGMNHAVTAGALAADAFAVTRGNADPEAAGRRYATMLEDSGTMEKLRPRRYDLARTVGEREAVTNAVEAVLDSRVGSAALGNPIADRLLKRAYNSPLLVSMLPDTRTGYVTIPAVVGEELGRTIHWESEIEPPSLEERIGDLTYDTDVGNPHIRLRDESVEESGAAVYACPVSAEDFGGGCYRAETVKTNGTEETLVSLDTQPCVECGTCAVVADTEWEHPRGGKGVEFRQG is encoded by the coding sequence GTATCGAGACGCTGGTACTCGAGCGGGGCGTCGAAGCCGGCTCGAAGAACGTCTCCGGCGGGCTGATCTACGCCGAGGAGTCCGCGCCGTACACGATCGACGAACTGTTCCCCGGCATTCGGGAGGAAGCCACCGAACGCCCGGTCACCGATTACTACATCCACAACGTCTCGGGACGAAAGGTCAAGACCTACGACCTCACCGACCTCCACGAGCACGACACCGACTGGTGTGACGCCGTCCTCCGCCGAACGATGGACGGCTGGCTCGAAGAGCGCGTCCACGAGAAGACGAGCGAGACGGGCGGGGGCGTTCTCACCGACGTCAGGGTCAACGGACTCCTCCGGGAGAACGGCCGGATCGTCGGCGTTACCTGCGACGAACTGGACCCGATCACGGCGGACTTCGTCGTCGCCGCCGATGGCGTCAACTCCGAACTCGCCCGCGACGCGGGACTGATGGACTGGGAGGAACCCGACGAGTGGTTCCAGGGCGTCAAGGCAGTCGTCGACGTCGATCCCGACGCGATCGACAGCCGGTTCTCGATCGGCGACGACGAGGGCGTCGCACACCTGTTCTCGGGCGACCTCTTCGAGGACGTCCGCGGCGGCGGCTTCCTCTACACGAACGCGGACTCGCTGTCGATCGGGACCGTCTTCCACCTCGACAGCCTCGTCGAGCAGCAGGCCGAACCGCACGAACTGCTCGATGCCCTGCTCACGCACCCGCTGCTCGCGGGATGGCTCGGCGACGAGTACCACGAGCGCGAGTACGCCGCCAAACTGGTGCCGGACTCCAAGAAGGTCGCCCACCGCGAACCCTACCGCGACCGACTCGTCCTCGTCGGCGACGCCGCCGGGCAGATGCAGGCCCAGGGGCCGATCATCAAGGGCATGAACCACGCCGTCACCGCAGGCGCGCTCGCGGCTGACGCGTTCGCGGTCACGCGAGGCAACGCCGACCCCGAAGCCGCCGGCCGACGCTACGCGACGATGCTCGAGGACTCGGGCACGATGGAGAAACTCCGGCCCCGTCGATACGACCTCGCCCGGACGGTGGGCGAACGTGAGGCCGTCACGAACGCCGTCGAGGCCGTCCTCGACTCGAGGGTCGGCAGCGCCGCGCTCGGAAATCCCATCGCCGATCGGCTACTGAAGCGGGCGTACAACTCGCCGCTGCTCGTCTCGATGCTCCCCGACACCAGGACGGGGTACGTCACGATTCCGGCGGTTGTCGGCGAGGAACTCGGCCGGACGATCCACTGGGAGAGCGAGATCGAACCGCCGAGCCTCGAGGAGCGCATCGGCGACCTCACCTACGATACGGACGTGGGCAACCCCCACATTCGGCTGCGCGACGAGTCCGTCGAGGAAAGCGGCGCGGCGGTCTACGCCTGCCCGGTGAGCGCCGAGGACTTCGGCGGCGGCTGTTACCGCGCGGAGACGGTGAAGACGAACGGCACCGAAGAGACGCTCGTCAGCCTCGATACGCAACCCTGCGTGGAGTGTGGAACCTGCGCCGTCGTCGCCGACACCGAGTGGGAACACCCGCGTGGCGGCAAGGGCGTCGAGTTCCGCCAGGGGTAG